A single region of the Pirellulales bacterium genome encodes:
- a CDS encoding carbamoyltransferase C-terminal domain-containing protein, with translation MPPRFILGLHSGHNASACIGDESGLIYAVQEERLRGEKNYWGTPTRAMVACLRHVGAATADQLSIAHGGNQAICKYHSRDDVLRAYRRRKSVWGQFRQRIAVPFVIGLRPNWGQQRLKAALAAADFGSVPLSFHDHHTTHAATAYYGLRTSPDEKYLVLTCDGDGDRLCASVRIMGGGDDRLVAATHWDNSLGALYSWITFGMGFVPLEHEYKLMGMAPYASDHAAAEMAQVFAKYLHLDAERLEFRRSTFRRTNDLAESLFRELKGKRFDHICAGLQRFTEDLLCQWTAAAVKATGVRRVLAAGGVFMNVKANKRIGELDGVESFEAFPSCSDETLSIGAYYLEAAKRFSPDRLPPLKHFYLGDDLDKVDTAAAVRSSGFHFSQPADMAATAAEILAAGQPIARCAGPMEFGARALGNRSILADPRNQDVVRVINQMVKKRDFWMPFAPMVMAARQDEYLKNPKRLTSPYMMMTFDTRDNFREMIAAVHNADLTCRAQILEADQNPPMHAILQAFAERTGRGVILNTSFNLHGWPIVRTAADALHVFKNSGLEYLLVGEYLVRKK, from the coding sequence ATGCCCCCGCGATTCATCCTCGGTTTGCACTCCGGTCACAACGCCAGCGCCTGCATCGGCGATGAGTCGGGCTTGATCTATGCCGTTCAAGAGGAACGGCTTCGCGGCGAAAAGAACTATTGGGGCACTCCGACGCGCGCCATGGTCGCTTGCTTGCGGCATGTCGGGGCGGCTACCGCGGATCAGCTTTCAATTGCCCACGGAGGCAACCAAGCGATCTGCAAATACCATAGCCGAGACGACGTGCTGCGAGCGTATCGGCGGCGAAAGTCGGTATGGGGACAATTTCGGCAGCGAATCGCCGTGCCGTTCGTTATCGGGCTACGGCCAAATTGGGGCCAGCAGCGACTAAAGGCCGCCCTCGCAGCCGCGGATTTCGGCAGCGTCCCGCTTTCCTTTCACGACCACCACACGACCCACGCCGCAACTGCGTATTATGGCTTGCGGACCTCGCCCGACGAGAAATACTTGGTGCTCACCTGCGATGGCGACGGCGACCGATTATGCGCGTCGGTGCGCATCATGGGAGGCGGCGACGATCGGTTGGTTGCCGCCACCCATTGGGACAATTCGCTCGGCGCGCTGTATTCGTGGATCACGTTTGGAATGGGTTTCGTCCCGCTGGAACACGAATACAAATTGATGGGGATGGCGCCCTATGCGTCGGACCATGCGGCCGCGGAAATGGCCCAGGTGTTCGCCAAATATCTCCATCTCGATGCGGAGCGGCTGGAATTCCGCCGCAGCACGTTTCGCCGAACCAACGATCTCGCGGAAAGCTTGTTTCGAGAACTGAAAGGGAAACGGTTCGACCATATCTGCGCCGGATTGCAGCGGTTCACGGAAGACCTGCTGTGCCAGTGGACCGCCGCGGCCGTCAAGGCCACCGGCGTGCGGCGCGTTCTGGCGGCCGGCGGTGTGTTCATGAACGTGAAGGCCAACAAGCGGATCGGCGAATTGGATGGTGTCGAATCATTCGAAGCATTTCCTTCGTGCAGCGATGAAACACTCTCCATCGGCGCATATTATCTCGAGGCCGCGAAGCGATTCTCGCCCGACCGGTTGCCGCCGCTAAAGCACTTTTATCTCGGCGACGATCTCGACAAGGTCGACACGGCCGCGGCGGTTCGCAGTTCCGGTTTCCATTTCTCTCAGCCGGCCGACATGGCGGCGACGGCGGCCGAGATTCTCGCCGCCGGACAGCCCATCGCCCGCTGTGCCGGTCCGATGGAATTTGGAGCGCGGGCCCTCGGAAATCGCTCGATCCTCGCCGACCCGCGAAATCAAGATGTCGTGCGCGTAATTAATCAGATGGTCAAGAAGCGCGATTTCTGGATGCCCTTTGCCCCGATGGTCATGGCGGCCAGGCAGGACGAATACCTGAAAAATCCGAAACGGCTGACCAGTCCGTACATGATGATGACGTTCGACACTCGCGACAATTTCCGCGAAATGATTGCCGCGGTGCACAATGCCGATTTGACGTGCCGGGCCCAGATTCTCGAAGCCGACCAGAATCCACCGATGCACGCCATCTTGCAGGCCTTTGCCGAGCGCACCGGCCGCGGCGTGATTCTCAACACGTCCTTCAATCTGCACGGCTGGCCGATTGTCCGCACCGCCGCCGACGCGCTGCACGTGTTCAAGAATTCGGGTCTGGAATACCTGCTCGTCGGCGAATATTTAGTGCGAAAAAAATAG
- the asnB gene encoding asparagine synthase (glutamine-hydrolyzing) yields the protein MCGICGVVGVAPQEPIDEAGLLRMRDSMTHRGPDDAGHWLTAHVALGSRRLAILDLSDRGHMPMSTSDGRYQIVYNGEVYNHPELRRMLQSRGHSFRSGTDTEVLLALFAEEGPAMLDRLNGMFALAIWDSLDQSLFLARDRFGIKPLYYAVDEQLLYFASEQKALFAAGLTPRFDPTTWEELLVFRYVAGSRTPLAGISRLLPGHWMRWRNGAVESCCWWSLSDRASAVRENLPADAIRWFGQTFDDSVSLRRVSDVPLGVLLSGGLDSSSVAASLSVHGGAGVSSFTMRFAESDYDEGPLARQVADRWGLAFHECRLSAEQLFSQLEHASWLNDEPLAHGNDVHLWAVSKFAKQHVTVLLSGEGSDELLGGYVRYQPLLHPWLIAGARRALPRIARVVPLRGRLEKLNRFIALGPLDNFVLFNSCDVLPADLRTIGFEPTGRFEYRENVLDAAKRLYPREPFRQAMYSDQHTFLCSLLDRNDRMTMGASIECRVPFLDYRLLETAAALPTHTLLSRWKSKHLLRASVGSRLPPAVLQARKWGFGVPWRSYMRDKSEFRELLDQLTRLEPIASGPFDLRKLRALIDEFFSGNDRGLLLLRQLAMVAIWHRAHFGRPSMTFGGAPVPSSALR from the coding sequence ATGTGCGGGATTTGTGGAGTTGTCGGCGTGGCGCCCCAGGAACCGATCGACGAGGCCGGCTTGCTGCGCATGCGCGACAGCATGACCCACCGCGGCCCCGACGACGCCGGCCATTGGCTGACCGCACACGTCGCTCTCGGATCGAGGCGTTTGGCGATCCTGGATCTTTCCGACCGCGGCCACATGCCCATGAGCACCTCCGACGGCCGGTATCAAATCGTTTACAACGGCGAAGTCTACAACCATCCCGAACTGCGGCGGATGCTGCAATCCCGCGGCCATTCGTTTCGATCGGGTACCGACACTGAGGTGCTTTTAGCACTATTTGCCGAAGAAGGGCCGGCCATGCTCGATCGGCTCAACGGCATGTTCGCGCTGGCCATTTGGGACTCGCTTGATCAAAGCCTCTTTCTCGCCCGCGACCGGTTCGGCATCAAGCCGCTGTATTACGCGGTGGATGAGCAATTGCTCTATTTCGCGTCGGAGCAAAAGGCGCTTTTCGCGGCCGGATTGACCCCGCGCTTCGATCCGACGACTTGGGAAGAATTGCTCGTGTTCCGCTATGTCGCCGGTAGCCGGACGCCCTTGGCCGGCATATCGCGGCTATTGCCGGGGCATTGGATGCGATGGCGCAACGGCGCGGTTGAATCATGCTGCTGGTGGAGTTTGTCCGATCGCGCGAGCGCGGTTCGCGAGAATTTGCCGGCCGACGCCATCCGTTGGTTCGGCCAAACATTCGACGATTCGGTTTCGCTTCGCCGAGTCAGCGATGTGCCGTTGGGCGTGCTCCTCAGCGGCGGGCTGGATTCCAGTAGTGTCGCCGCCTCGCTGTCGGTTCACGGCGGCGCCGGTGTTTCCAGCTTCACCATGCGCTTTGCGGAATCCGACTACGACGAGGGACCGCTGGCGCGGCAGGTGGCCGATCGATGGGGACTCGCGTTCCATGAATGCCGCCTCTCCGCCGAACAATTGTTCAGCCAATTGGAGCACGCTTCATGGCTAAACGACGAGCCACTGGCACACGGCAACGACGTTCATTTGTGGGCCGTTAGTAAATTCGCGAAGCAGCACGTCACGGTCCTTTTGTCCGGCGAGGGATCGGACGAGTTGTTGGGGGGCTACGTTCGGTATCAGCCGTTGTTGCACCCTTGGTTGATCGCTGGTGCCCGGAGGGCGCTGCCGCGGATCGCGCGGGTGGTGCCGCTGCGTGGCCGCCTCGAGAAACTCAACCGGTTTATCGCGTTGGGGCCGCTGGACAACTTTGTTCTGTTCAATAGCTGCGACGTATTGCCGGCGGATTTACGCACGATCGGCTTCGAACCTACCGGCCGCTTCGAATATCGGGAAAACGTTTTGGATGCCGCTAAGCGGCTCTATCCCCGCGAGCCGTTTCGGCAGGCGATGTACAGCGATCAACATACGTTTTTATGCTCGCTGCTGGATCGAAACGATCGAATGACGATGGGCGCCTCGATCGAATGCCGCGTTCCTTTCCTGGATTATCGGTTGCTTGAGACGGCAGCCGCGCTGCCGACGCACACGCTGCTCTCCCGCTGGAAATCGAAACACTTATTGCGTGCATCGGTCGGATCGCGACTCCCTCCGGCAGTTCTTCAAGCACGGAAATGGGGCTTCGGCGTGCCGTGGCGCAGTTACATGCGAGATAAGTCCGAATTCCGCGAGTTGCTCGATCAGTTGACTCGGTTGGAGCCGATCGCGTCCGGTCCGTTCGATCTGCGGAAACTGCGCGCCCTGATCGACGAGTTTTTTTCCGGCAACGACCGTGGCCTGTTGTTGCTGCGTCAATTGGCCATGGTGGCAATTTGGCATCGGGCACATTTCGGGCGACCTAGCATGACGTTCGGCGGCGCGCCGGTGCCCAGTTCGGCCCTGCGATGA
- a CDS encoding glycosyltransferase family 4 protein yields MTTPRLCILTQYFPPEMGAPQARLSELGERLIDFGWHVETLTALPNYPTGHVFDGYDQRRVAVEQIGRIRAVRVPLYTAKTGFAKRLRSYFSFAASACRYGPRCCARPDLLWVESPPLFIGYAARYLRWRWKCPFVFNVSDLWPESAIRMGIVKPGIATRMAERLERKIYRKAAGVTGQSSEIIEAVRQRAPGVKAEVITNGVDPNRFGPALADAESRAMLGSEPGPIFIFAGLLGLAQGLDQILDLAASLPAEVPGRFVLVGEGPAREHLLQRLERERIGRVKILPPQPRARIPALLASADAAIISLGMVIPGAVPSKIYEAMASQLPILLIASGEAAQRVEEADCGIAVAPGDAAGIAAAFARLAADSELRSQLGDAGRRAAETTYNRDQIAERLNRFLLQMIPRSAAAARKAS; encoded by the coding sequence ATGACGACGCCGCGGCTGTGCATCCTTACGCAATATTTTCCGCCCGAAATGGGTGCCCCGCAGGCGCGACTCTCCGAACTCGGCGAGCGATTGATCGACTTTGGTTGGCACGTCGAAACGCTCACGGCCCTGCCGAACTATCCCACCGGACACGTATTCGACGGCTACGACCAGCGGCGCGTGGCGGTCGAGCAGATCGGGCGGATCCGCGCGGTGCGAGTTCCGCTCTACACGGCCAAAACCGGATTCGCGAAACGATTGCGGTCGTATTTTTCGTTCGCGGCTTCGGCTTGCCGCTATGGTCCGCGCTGCTGCGCTCGGCCCGATCTCTTGTGGGTCGAATCGCCGCCGCTGTTTATCGGCTATGCGGCGCGCTATCTCCGTTGGCGATGGAAGTGCCCGTTCGTGTTCAATGTCAGCGATCTCTGGCCCGAATCGGCAATCCGCATGGGCATCGTTAAGCCGGGGATCGCCACGCGCATGGCCGAACGGCTCGAACGGAAGATTTACCGCAAGGCCGCGGGCGTGACGGGGCAATCTTCCGAAATCATCGAGGCCGTGCGGCAGCGGGCACCCGGAGTGAAAGCGGAGGTGATCACCAACGGCGTCGATCCAAACCGCTTCGGGCCAGCATTGGCGGATGCGGAATCCCGGGCAATGCTGGGTTCGGAGCCCGGTCCGATTTTCATTTTCGCCGGCTTGCTAGGGCTAGCGCAAGGATTGGATCAGATACTCGATCTGGCCGCATCGCTGCCGGCGGAAGTGCCGGGGCGGTTTGTGCTCGTCGGCGAAGGGCCGGCGCGAGAACATTTGCTCCAGCGGCTCGAGCGGGAGCGAATTGGCCGCGTGAAGATTCTTCCGCCGCAGCCGCGCGCGCGGATACCCGCGCTATTGGCATCCGCCGACGCCGCGATCATCAGTTTGGGAATGGTGATTCCCGGCGCGGTGCCGAGCAAGATTTATGAGGCGATGGCATCGCAGTTGCCGATCCTGTTGATCGCGTCCGGCGAAGCCGCTCAGCGCGTGGAGGAAGCCGACTGCGGAATCGCAGTTGCGCCGGGCGACGCTGCTGGAATCGCTGCGGCCTTCGCTCGATTGGCAGCCGATTCCGAGTTGCGATCACAACTCGGCGACGCCGGCCGACGCGCGGCGGAAACCACTTACAACCGTGATCAAATCGCCGAACGATTGAACCGTTTCCTGTTGCAAATGATCCCCCGGTCCGCTGCCGCGGCAAGGAAAGCATCCTAA
- the wecB gene encoding UDP-N-acetylglucosamine 2-epimerase (non-hydrolyzing): MRSIACVVGARPNFVKMGPILSGLHSADPQLSTLLVHTGQHYDEAMSDLFFRQLGLPAPDVHLEAGSGRHGEQTATVLSRYEAWVLQADPRPAATLVVGDVNSTLACALASVKLGVPAIHVEAGLRSFDRTMPEEINRVLTDAIAELLLVSESDGIENLKREGRPESAIRLVGNVMIDVLMAQLPAAQALHEPERMGLVPGEFAVWTMHRPSNVDDPAQLAALAESMARIANRLPVAFPVHPRTRARLESAGLWQTLDESPGVRLTPPLGYLEFLGLSSAAKLIVTDSGGLQEESAVLEIPCLTLRRNTERPVTVSSGTSTLVGTDIALVERLVDDILAGHYKHGKAPSLWDGRAGERIGAEVVRFLNSQPAASKT; the protein is encoded by the coding sequence ATGCGATCGATTGCTTGCGTGGTCGGGGCCCGGCCGAATTTCGTCAAGATGGGGCCGATTCTTTCTGGTCTCCACTCCGCCGATCCCCAGTTGAGCACGCTGCTGGTTCACACCGGCCAGCACTACGATGAGGCGATGAGCGATCTGTTCTTCCGGCAGCTTGGCCTGCCGGCGCCCGACGTGCATTTGGAAGCCGGATCGGGCAGACACGGCGAGCAGACCGCGACCGTGCTGTCCCGCTACGAAGCGTGGGTCTTGCAGGCCGATCCTCGGCCGGCGGCGACGCTCGTTGTCGGCGATGTCAATTCGACGCTCGCTTGCGCGCTGGCGAGCGTAAAGCTCGGCGTGCCGGCGATTCATGTCGAAGCCGGCTTGCGAAGCTTTGATCGCACGATGCCGGAAGAAATCAATCGCGTGCTGACCGATGCCATTGCCGAACTGTTGCTGGTGAGCGAATCGGATGGCATCGAAAACCTGAAGCGAGAAGGCCGGCCCGAATCCGCAATTCGCTTGGTGGGAAATGTAATGATCGATGTGCTCATGGCGCAGCTACCGGCGGCGCAGGCATTGCACGAGCCCGAGCGAATGGGGCTAGTGCCGGGCGAGTTTGCGGTTTGGACGATGCACCGCCCTTCGAACGTCGACGACCCAGCCCAACTCGCGGCCCTCGCGGAAAGCATGGCCCGAATCGCCAATCGATTGCCGGTCGCGTTTCCGGTGCACCCGCGGACGCGGGCCCGGTTGGAATCGGCTGGCCTGTGGCAAACGCTCGACGAATCGCCGGGCGTTCGGCTCACGCCGCCACTTGGTTATCTGGAATTTCTCGGTCTCTCGTCTGCCGCGAAACTGATCGTCACCGATTCGGGCGGGCTACAGGAGGAATCGGCCGTATTGGAGATTCCCTGTCTGACGTTGCGGCGCAACACCGAACGCCCGGTGACAGTTTCAAGCGGTACCAGCACGCTGGTCGGCACCGACATCGCGCTCGTCGAACGCCTCGTCGACGACATCCTCGCGGGCCACTACAAGCATGGCAAAGCCCCATCCCTCTGGGACGGCCGCGCCGGCGAACGCATCGGGGCTGAAGTCGTTCGCTTCTTGAATTCGCAACCAGCGGCGTCCAAAACGTAA
- a CDS encoding DegT/DnrJ/EryC1/StrS family aminotransferase, translating to MMNVPFFRPSIGEAEIAEVVKCLRSGWLTTGPITRRFETEMAAAVGAHLAVAVNSCTAAMHLAVEAMGLKPGQAVLVPTMTFATTAEIVRYCGATPILVDCDPTTCNMDLADAARKLADLAAGKLPAKIEPGLRAVGMIPVHVGGLMMDVAAVQAFARDHGLWLVEDAAHAFPAAWRPAENWPWQRCGQQTAAITCFSFYANKTITTGEGGMAVTGDPALADRMRLMSLHGLSHDAWNRYSGGTSWDYRIIEAGYKYNLTDIAAAIGVHQLARAEAMRVERETLALRYRSELAEIGELDLPPVVPSRLHAWHLFPIRLKLDRLAIDRNALIAALRTAGVGCSVHWRPLHLHPYYVERFGWRPEAFPVATPLWERLITLPLFPGMRDDEQQHVIQVVRDLCRSNRIGST from the coding sequence ATGATGAATGTGCCTTTCTTCCGGCCTTCGATCGGCGAAGCGGAAATTGCCGAGGTCGTGAAATGCCTCCGCTCGGGATGGCTCACGACCGGGCCGATTACACGGCGGTTCGAAACCGAAATGGCCGCCGCCGTTGGGGCGCATCTCGCTGTGGCCGTGAATTCGTGCACGGCCGCAATGCATCTGGCGGTCGAAGCGATGGGCCTGAAGCCGGGCCAAGCGGTGCTGGTTCCCACGATGACCTTCGCCACCACGGCGGAAATCGTCCGCTATTGCGGCGCCACGCCGATTCTTGTCGATTGCGATCCCACGACCTGCAACATGGATCTCGCCGATGCCGCGCGCAAGCTCGCCGACCTGGCGGCCGGCAAGCTGCCCGCCAAGATCGAGCCGGGATTGCGGGCGGTGGGGATGATTCCGGTTCACGTCGGCGGATTGATGATGGACGTGGCGGCGGTGCAGGCGTTTGCCCGGGATCATGGCCTGTGGTTGGTCGAGGACGCAGCGCACGCCTTTCCCGCAGCATGGCGGCCGGCTGAAAATTGGCCCTGGCAACGGTGCGGCCAGCAAACGGCCGCCATCACCTGCTTCTCATTTTATGCCAACAAAACAATTACCACCGGCGAAGGGGGTATGGCCGTGACCGGCGATCCCGCGCTTGCCGATCGCATGCGGCTCATGTCGCTGCATGGCTTGTCGCACGACGCTTGGAATCGCTACTCAGGCGGCACGAGTTGGGACTATCGGATCATCGAAGCGGGATATAAATACAATCTGACCGATATTGCCGCCGCGATTGGCGTGCACCAGCTCGCGCGGGCCGAAGCGATGCGCGTTGAACGCGAGACACTGGCCCTGCGCTATCGGTCCGAACTGGCGGAGATCGGCGAATTGGATTTGCCACCCGTAGTTCCCAGCCGGCTTCACGCATGGCACCTGTTTCCGATCCGCCTGAAGCTCGACCGTTTGGCCATCGATCGGAATGCGCTTATCGCGGCGCTGCGAACTGCCGGGGTCGGTTGTTCGGTCCATTGGCGTCCGTTGCATTTACATCCGTATTATGTTGAACGGTTCGGATGGCGTCCGGAAGCGTTTCCCGTGGCGACGCCGCTGTGGGAACGCCTGATCACGTTGCCACTTTTCCCCGGCATGCGCGACGACGAACAGCAACATGTCATTCAAGTCGTCCGCGATCTATGCCGGTCAAACCGCATCGGCTCGACGTGA
- a CDS encoding sugar transferase: MKRLFDICAAALGLLILSPVLFALAVAVKINSRGPVFFRQERIGRGFRPFRIFKFRTMVVDAPQRGGQITSGHDDPRITRIGRFLRRWKLDELPQLINVVAGEMSLVGPRPEVQRYVEMFRSDYAEILRIRPGITDLASIKFRDEASLFSGGKDPEQIYVQQILPEKLSLAHEYVARSSFGFDLRILFQTALRMARG; this comes from the coding sequence TTGAAACGCCTCTTCGACATCTGCGCCGCCGCTCTTGGCCTGCTGATTTTGTCGCCCGTCTTGTTCGCGCTCGCAGTGGCGGTGAAGATAAATTCACGCGGACCGGTGTTCTTTCGGCAAGAGCGCATAGGACGCGGGTTTCGCCCGTTTCGGATATTCAAATTCCGCACGATGGTGGTCGATGCCCCGCAGCGAGGTGGCCAAATCACCTCGGGGCACGACGATCCGCGAATCACACGCATTGGCCGGTTCTTGCGCCGCTGGAAGCTCGATGAGTTGCCGCAGCTCATCAACGTCGTCGCCGGCGAGATGAGCCTTGTCGGCCCGCGGCCCGAAGTGCAGCGGTACGTCGAAATGTTTCGTTCCGATTACGCCGAAATTCTCCGCATTCGCCCCGGGATCACCGATTTGGCGTCGATCAAATTTCGCGACGAGGCAAGCCTTTTTTCGGGCGGCAAAGATCCGGAGCAAATCTACGTGCAACAGATACTGCCCGAGAAGCTGTCGCTTGCCCATGAATATGTTGCCCGATCGTCGTTCGGATTCGATCTGCGAATTCTGTTTCAAACTGCCCTGCGCATGGCCCGCGGATAG
- a CDS encoding YdcF family protein, whose translation MTGHAIASRPRLQWIAACWRRRWLRRTLVLAAALVALYFTAGWWLSAAGRWLDVGQRPQPSDYCLVLSGDEESRPFAAAALYQKGFVGKQLWLTHPAMPDSVGEERNHPNRRARRILSVLGVPADRIVELPGDCTSTFDEAAVLARAMTAHPNATVNVVTSNYHTRRARWIIRRELGSSADRIRYISVPTDYYDAECWWKVEEGFTTYSKEFSKNVFYWFRYGWGAAGLAIAALAVIAWRLTSRVRSRIRSRSPTAPRVPNPSP comes from the coding sequence ATGACGGGCCACGCCATCGCATCCCGGCCCCGACTCCAATGGATAGCCGCCTGTTGGCGGCGGCGATGGCTGCGTCGGACGCTTGTTCTCGCAGCGGCCCTCGTAGCGTTATACTTCACAGCCGGATGGTGGCTTTCGGCGGCCGGCCGATGGCTCGACGTTGGGCAGCGCCCGCAGCCAAGCGACTATTGCCTGGTGTTGTCGGGCGACGAAGAGTCGCGTCCGTTTGCGGCGGCGGCCCTGTACCAAAAAGGCTTCGTCGGTAAGCAACTTTGGCTTACCCATCCGGCAATGCCCGATTCGGTCGGCGAGGAGCGGAACCACCCCAATCGCCGCGCGAGGCGCATTCTCAGCGTGCTCGGAGTGCCTGCCGATCGGATCGTCGAGCTGCCCGGCGATTGCACGAGCACGTTCGATGAAGCAGCGGTGTTGGCCCGCGCGATGACTGCCCATCCGAACGCAACGGTAAACGTCGTCACCTCGAACTACCACACCCGCCGCGCTCGATGGATCATTCGCCGCGAACTCGGCTCGAGCGCCGATCGCATCCGATACATCTCCGTGCCGACTGACTATTACGACGCCGAATGTTGGTGGAAGGTCGAAGAGGGTTTTACGACGTACTCGAAGGAATTTTCGAAAAACGTGTTTTATTGGTTCAGGTACGGTTGGGGCGCCGCAGGGCTCGCCATTGCCGCACTAGCAGTAATCGCCTGGCGCCTCACCTCTCGCGTCAGATCTCGCATCCGATCGCGCAGCCCCACCGCTCCGCGCGTCCCGAACCCCTCACCCTAA
- a CDS encoding nucleotide sugar dehydrogenase, protein MPTAFELKQAIANKTASVGVIGLGYVGLPLIQAFIKAGFRTMGFDIDQSKVKRLLAGESYIGHIPSSWIGEWIETRRFAPTCDMRRLAEADAVLICVPTPLSDSRDPDLSYIEATARQIAAVLRPGQLIVLESTTYPGTTRDVVLPILTAGGMKIGEDFFLAYSPEREDPGNPNYTASGIPKVVGGIERHSAELAEALYSQAVVRIVPVANCEVAEACKILENTYRSVNIAMVNELKVLFDRIGIDVWDVIDAAKTKPFGFQAFYPGPGLGGHCIPIDPFYLSWVARKHGLITRFIELAGEINTSMPQYVIQRLSEALNDASKPLRGSKICILGIAYKKDIDDPRESPSFELLEMLLARGAEVTYNDPHVPRLPRMRHHPGLQMASRELDVAYLAAQDCVLIATDHSAYDYDFIVRHSRLVIDTRNATRAVREGREKIRKA, encoded by the coding sequence ATGCCCACTGCTTTCGAATTGAAACAAGCGATCGCAAACAAAACGGCCTCGGTCGGTGTGATCGGTCTCGGCTATGTCGGCTTGCCGCTGATTCAAGCGTTCATCAAAGCCGGCTTTCGCACGATGGGTTTCGACATCGACCAGTCGAAGGTCAAGCGCTTGTTGGCCGGTGAAAGCTACATCGGCCACATCCCGTCGAGCTGGATCGGCGAGTGGATTGAAACCCGCCGTTTCGCGCCGACATGCGATATGCGCCGGCTCGCCGAGGCCGACGCCGTGCTGATCTGCGTTCCCACGCCCCTCTCCGATAGCCGCGATCCCGACCTGAGCTATATCGAAGCGACGGCCCGGCAAATCGCCGCCGTGTTGCGGCCGGGGCAACTCATCGTGCTCGAAAGCACGACCTATCCTGGCACCACCCGCGATGTCGTTCTACCAATTCTCACGGCCGGCGGAATGAAGATCGGCGAAGATTTCTTCCTGGCATATAGTCCCGAGCGCGAAGATCCGGGCAATCCGAACTACACGGCAAGCGGCATTCCCAAAGTCGTCGGCGGCATCGAGCGGCACAGCGCCGAACTGGCCGAGGCGCTCTATAGCCAGGCAGTGGTGCGAATCGTGCCGGTGGCGAATTGCGAAGTGGCCGAGGCGTGTAAGATTCTGGAAAACACCTACCGCTCGGTCAATATCGCGATGGTCAACGAGTTGAAGGTGCTATTCGATCGGATCGGGATCGACGTGTGGGACGTGATCGACGCGGCAAAGACGAAGCCGTTCGGTTTCCAAGCGTTTTATCCCGGCCCCGGCCTCGGCGGCCATTGCATTCCGATCGATCCGTTTTATCTCAGTTGGGTGGCCCGCAAGCACGGGCTGATCACGCGGTTCATCGAGCTAGCCGGCGAGATCAACACGAGCATGCCGCAATACGTCATCCAGCGATTGAGCGAAGCCCTAAACGACGCCAGTAAGCCGCTACGGGGGAGCAAGATTTGCATCCTGGGTATCGCTTATAAGAAAGATATCGACGATCCCCGTGAAAGCCCGTCGTTCGAACTGCTGGAAATGCTGCTGGCTCGCGGAGCGGAAGTGACCTACAACGACCCGCACGTGCCCAGGTTGCCTCGCATGCGGCATCATCCCGGTTTGCAAATGGCGAGCCGCGAACTCGACGTGGCGTATCTGGCTGCCCAGGATTGCGTGCTCATCGCCACCGACCATTCGGCCTACGACTACGACTTCATCGTCCGCCACTCACGCTTGGTGATCGACACCCGCAACGCCACCCGCGCCGTCCGCGAAGGCCGCGAAAAAATTCGCAAAGCATGA